Proteins encoded in a region of the Oscillospiraceae bacterium MB24-C1 genome:
- a CDS encoding ATP-binding protein: protein MNLMQLLEADGNDGISYYSLFIAALYEKGDNLSDYLLNLVLRDENLYMLRAAEQQPISPLIKECLDQELSLLEEMSRLSSQTLREALGYDGFLPAYYCTNHDFKAAYAERVSQISRYGYGIFADNRAFILGNHTLVPVRHPDPITLDRLPGYQRERQLVVNNTLALIEGRPAANVLLYGDSGTGKSSTVKAIVNEYAHRGLRLVELKKNQLTEIPALLDRLSANPLRFILFIDDLSFTKDDDNFAALKAILEGSISYKNDNVAVYATSNRRHLVKESFSDREGDEVHLGDTIAELTSLSDRFGLTVTFERPGKRQYIDIVLCLAQINGIILPEETLISSAEAYALRRAGRSPRVAKQFIESLLADRV, encoded by the coding sequence ATGAATCTGATGCAGCTGCTGGAAGCAGATGGAAATGATGGCATTTCCTATTATTCACTGTTTATAGCGGCTTTATATGAAAAAGGTGATAACCTGTCGGACTACCTGTTGAATTTGGTGTTGCGGGATGAAAACCTGTATATGTTACGCGCCGCAGAGCAACAACCGATTTCTCCACTGATAAAGGAATGTCTTGATCAGGAGCTTTCGCTTCTGGAAGAAATGAGCCGTCTTTCGTCGCAGACGCTGCGCGAAGCGCTGGGGTATGATGGTTTTTTGCCCGCCTATTATTGCACCAATCACGATTTTAAAGCAGCCTATGCCGAGCGTGTGTCACAGATAAGCCGCTATGGTTACGGCATATTTGCAGATAATAGAGCTTTTATTCTTGGAAATCATACGCTTGTTCCCGTTCGCCATCCCGACCCCATCACGCTTGATCGTCTTCCTGGCTATCAGCGAGAGCGTCAGCTGGTGGTGAACAACACGCTGGCTCTCATCGAGGGACGACCGGCCGCTAATGTACTGCTTTACGGCGACAGCGGTACCGGAAAGTCTTCAACCGTTAAAGCGATCGTCAACGAATATGCGCACCGTGGGCTCAGGCTTGTAGAGCTTAAAAAGAACCAGCTTACCGAGATACCTGCGCTGCTCGACCGTCTGTCCGCCAACCCACTGCGCTTTATTCTATTTATCGACGATCTGTCATTTACAAAGGATGACGACAATTTTGCGGCGTTAAAAGCTATTTTAGAGGGTTCAATTTCTTATAAAAACGATAATGTAGCAGTTTACGCCACCAGCAATCGCCGTCATTTGGTCAAGGAGAGCTTTTCCGATCGCGAGGGAGATGAAGTTCATCTTGGCGATACCATCGCTGAACTAACTTCACTTTCCGATAGATTTGGCCTTACGGTCACCTTTGAAAGACCGGGAAAGCGACAATACATTGATATTGTACTCTGCCTGGCGCAGATTAATGGTATTATATTACCGGAAGAAACACTCATTTCAAGTGCCGAGGCTTATGCTCTGCGCCGGGCTGGACGATCTCCACGCGTAGCCAAGCAGTTTATCGAGTCGCTTTTGGCCGACCGGGTATAA
- a CDS encoding amidohydrolase family protein: MKIIDAHLHMKKTEGFDALCRECGHKNDFSHLMACFKQEQISGCVVMGTGLLEGNPCRPGLFDLTGPADVKAYQYPPSVGFCIGVDPEGLRKGNLEKTLTSYREAIACPSCVGFKIYLGYRPFYADDSLYHPVYELAAEYDLSIAFHTGDTANPTGRLKFSHPLTVDEVAVRYPDLRLVLCHFGNPWMLDAAEVAKKNSNVYVELSGLATGIPDATAFRERYKGYVDQLETWLRYLDRWDRVLYGSDWPLVNLHAYIALIQSFVPQSEWEKVFYQNALNAYPRLKTLL, from the coding sequence ATGAAAATAATAGATGCGCACCTGCATATGAAGAAGACTGAGGGCTTTGATGCCCTTTGCCGTGAATGCGGTCATAAAAACGATTTTTCACACTTGATGGCGTGTTTTAAACAGGAACAGATTTCCGGCTGTGTGGTGATGGGTACCGGCCTGTTGGAGGGTAACCCCTGCCGACCAGGGCTTTTTGACCTCACGGGCCCCGCGGATGTGAAAGCCTATCAATACCCGCCCTCGGTTGGTTTTTGTATTGGGGTGGATCCCGAAGGGCTGCGTAAAGGAAACTTAGAAAAAACGCTTACTTCTTACCGTGAGGCAATTGCTTGCCCAAGCTGTGTTGGATTTAAGATTTATTTGGGGTACCGTCCTTTTTATGCCGACGACAGCCTGTACCATCCGGTGTATGAGTTGGCGGCAGAGTACGATCTGTCCATAGCTTTTCACACCGGAGACACAGCCAACCCCACTGGCAGACTAAAATTTTCTCATCCACTGACGGTGGATGAGGTGGCGGTGCGCTATCCCGATCTCCGCCTGGTACTATGCCATTTTGGTAACCCGTGGATGCTTGACGCCGCTGAGGTGGCTAAGAAAAACTCGAATGTTTATGTCGAGCTTTCCGGCCTTGCAACGGGCATTCCAGATGCAACCGCGTTTAGAGAGCGCTACAAGGGTTATGTCGATCAACTTGAAACCTGGCTTCGCTATCTTGACCGGTGGGATCGCGTGCTTTATGGCTCGGACTGGCCGCTGGTTAATCTGCATGCCTACATTGCGCTCATTCAATCGTTTGTGCCACAGAGTGAATGGGAAAAAGTGTTTTACCAAAACGCATTGAACGCTTATCCGCGTCTTAAAACTTTGTTATAG